GATCCGGTTCACCTCTTGCAGCTCGGCGTCATCCGAGCGCTCGGCCGCCCACTGCCGCAACAGCTCGTCGACTCCGGAGTCCTCGACCATTCTGCCTCCCATCGGTCGAAGATCAGCCAATGCGACGCACCGTATTAGCGGGTAACGACAACCGCTAGACCCTTGTTTGTCTAAAACCCTGTTACCAGGGCGTTATAGCCCTCATTCCACCCGTACGGTGCAACGTCTGACCTGCGTGATCACCGATCGTGACCGCATTGAGCGGAGTTCGCCGGGCCGGCTACGCGAAGAGGCTGCGGACGAAGGTGATGATCGACTCGGCGCCGGACTGGAGCCAGCCGAGCGCGGTCCGCACCGCCTCCGCCGACTCGTTGGGCTGGGTGATCAGGAGGAACAGCACCAGCGCGACCGCCGCCAGTGTCACCACCTTCTTGACGTTCACTGATCGGTCTCCGTCCGTATCACAGGGCAGGGCGGCCGAGCGCCGCTCCGGTCGGGTCACCCGCCATGGTCCCCCATTCACCCGGATGATGACGGCGGAACCCGCCGTCATCGCTCGACCGGTCTCACCACCGACCAAAAACCCTGCCTGAGCGACGCCCACTGTCACCCGAACGGACGATCAAGGGGACCTTGGGTCCCGCCGATCACCAAGGTACGGGCCACTCGCCCATCCCCCCGGCACGGACATCGAGGTTCATCGACACTGTCAGCGCTCCGTCGGCTCTCGTAGCTCATCACCTGATTGCGCCGGTGTACGCACCGAGCGTGACAAGGCCGATGTCGGCCGTCACACATTTCCGTTACCCCTTCAGGTGATTTCCCGCGCCCTTTTCCACGATCGTGCCGACGATCATCTCGGCGGCGCGGAAGCGGGTCAGCCGATGACGCCCGATCGCCGCAGACGATCGATCTCGGTTTCTCCCAGTCCCAGTTCGCCCAATACCTCGACGGTGTGTTCACCCACCACCGGCGGCGGGTTCGGCGCCGACGCGGGCGTCCGCTCGAACCGGGGCGCGGGTGCGGGCTGCGAAACGCCTCCTACCTCGACAAACGTCCCTCGCGCCGCGATGTGACCGTGCTTGGCGGCCTCGGCGGGAGTCAGCACGGGCGCGAGGCAGGCGTCCGTGCCCTCGGCCAGCGCCGCCCACTCGTCTCTCGTCCTGGTGGCCACCGTCGCGCCGATCCGGGCCCGCAGCTCCGGCCAGTTCGCCGGGTCATGCCGTCCGGGCAGGTCCGCGTCTGCCAGCCCCAGCACCGCCAGCAGCTCGGCGTAGAACTTCTCCTCCAGCGCCCCGATGCTGACGAACAGGCCGTCCGCCGCCTCGTACACGTCGTAGAACGGTGCGCCGCCGTCCAGCAGGTTCGTCCCGCGTGCGCCGGACCAGGCGCCCATGGACGACATGCCGTGCAGGAACGTGGTCAGCAGCGCCGCGCCGTCGACCATGGCCGCGTCCACCACCTGCCCGCGCCCGGACCGTTCCCGCTCGTACAGCGCCGCCAGCACGCCCATCGCCAGCAGCAGCCCACCGCCGCCGAAGTCGCCGATGATGTTCAGCGGCACGGTCGGCGGCGCGCCGGCCCGTCCGATCGGCTCCAGCGCGCCCGCCACCGAGATGTAGTTGATGTCGTGCCCGGCGCGGTCGGCCAGCGGCCCGTCCTGGCCCCACCCGGTCATCCGCCCGTAGACCAGCCTCGGGTTGCGGGCCAGGCACTGCGCCGGCCCGATGCCCAGCCGTTCCGTGACGCCCGGCCGGAAGCCCTCGATCAGCACGTCCGACTCGGCGACCAGCTTGAGCACCAGTTCGGCGCCCTCGGGCCGCCGCACGTCCACGCCGATCGACCGCCGCCCACGTCCCAGCACGGGCACTTCGGTGCCGCCACTGACGCGGTCCAC
This is a stretch of genomic DNA from Saccharothrix ecbatanensis. It encodes these proteins:
- a CDS encoding CaiB/BaiF CoA transferase family protein, which translates into the protein MPGPLEGLKVVELAGLAPAPFGCMVLADLGASVVRVDRVSGGTEVPVLGRGRRSIGVDVRRPEGAELVLKLVAESDVLIEGFRPGVTERLGIGPAQCLARNPRLVYGRMTGWGQDGPLADRAGHDINYISVAGALEPIGRAGAPPTVPLNIIGDFGGGGLLLAMGVLAALYERERSGRGQVVDAAMVDGAALLTTFLHGMSSMGAWSGARGTNLLDGGAPFYDVYEAADGLFVSIGALEEKFYAELLAVLGLADADLPGRHDPANWPELRARIGATVATRTRDEWAALAEGTDACLAPVLTPAEAAKHGHIAARGTFVEVGGVSQPAPAPRFERTPASAPNPPPVVGEHTVEVLGELGLGETEIDRLRRSGVIG